One window of the Pan troglodytes isolate AG18354 chromosome 12, NHGRI_mPanTro3-v2.0_pri, whole genome shotgun sequence genome contains the following:
- the GNLY gene encoding granulysin isoform X1, whose product MATWALLLLAATLLGNPGLGVSVSPKGKNTSGRESGFGWAIWMEGLVFSRLSPEYYDLARAHLRDEEKSCPCLAQEGPQGDLLTKTQELGRNYRTCLMIVQRLKDMVEDQPTQVPSEPSHLVLWKKHRLLSSDPGNLSNLCRLLASSIQNPLSSLPPLTPSAVLPSQENKVSSKILAAAASSLVDLRGGCQWHAGVSCVVLQ is encoded by the exons ATGGCTACCTGGGCCCTCCTGCTCCTTGCAGCCACGCTCCTGGGCAACCCAG GCCTTGGGGTCAGTGTGAGCCCCAAGGGCAAGAACACTTCTGGAAGGGAGAGTGGATTTGGCTGGGCCATCTGGATGgaag GTCTGGTTTTCTCTCGTCTGAGCCCTGAGTACTACGACCTGGCAAGAGCCCACCTGCGTGATGAGGAGAAATCCTGCccgtgcctggcccaggaggGCCCCCAG GGTGACCTGTTGACCAAAACACAGGAGCTGGGCCGTAACTACAGGACCTGTCTGATGATAGTCCAAAGACTGAAGGATATGGTGGAGGATCAGCCCACCCAG GTCCCCTCTGAGCCCTCTCACCTTGTCCTGTGGAAGAAGCACAGGCTCCTGTCCTCAGATCCCGGGAACCTCAGCAACCTCTGCCGGCTCCTCGCTTCCTCGATCCAGAATCCACTCTCCAGTCTCCCTCCCCTGACTCCCTCTGCTGTCCTCCCCTCTCAGGAGAATAAAGTGTCAAGCAAGATTTTAGCCGCAGCTGCTTCTTCTTTGGTGGATTTGAGGGGTGGGTGTCAGTGGCATGCTGGGGTGAGCTGTGTAGTCCTTCAATAA
- the GNLY gene encoding granulysin isoform X2, which produces MATWALLLLAATLLGNPGLVFSRLSPEYYDLARAHLRDEEKSCPCLAQEGPQGDLLTKTQELGRNYRTCLMIVQRLKDMVEDQPTQVPSEPSHLVLWKKHRLLSSDPGNLSNLCRLLASSIQNPLSSLPPLTPSAVLPSQENKVSSKILAAAASSLVDLRGGCQWHAGVSCVVLQ; this is translated from the exons ATGGCTACCTGGGCCCTCCTGCTCCTTGCAGCCACGCTCCTGGGCAACCCAG GTCTGGTTTTCTCTCGTCTGAGCCCTGAGTACTACGACCTGGCAAGAGCCCACCTGCGTGATGAGGAGAAATCCTGCccgtgcctggcccaggaggGCCCCCAG GGTGACCTGTTGACCAAAACACAGGAGCTGGGCCGTAACTACAGGACCTGTCTGATGATAGTCCAAAGACTGAAGGATATGGTGGAGGATCAGCCCACCCAG GTCCCCTCTGAGCCCTCTCACCTTGTCCTGTGGAAGAAGCACAGGCTCCTGTCCTCAGATCCCGGGAACCTCAGCAACCTCTGCCGGCTCCTCGCTTCCTCGATCCAGAATCCACTCTCCAGTCTCCCTCCCCTGACTCCCTCTGCTGTCCTCCCCTCTCAGGAGAATAAAGTGTCAAGCAAGATTTTAGCCGCAGCTGCTTCTTCTTTGGTGGATTTGAGGGGTGGGTGTCAGTGGCATGCTGGGGTGAGCTGTGTAGTCCTTCAATAA
- the GNLY gene encoding granulysin isoform X4, producing MATWALLLLAATLLGNPGLVFSRLSPEYYDLARAHLRDEEKSCPCLAQEGPQGDLLTKTQELGRNYRTCLMIVQRLKDMVEDQPTQRSVSNAATRMCRTGRSQWRDVCRNFMRRYQSRVTQGLVAGETAQQICEDLRLCIPSTGPL from the exons ATGGCTACCTGGGCCCTCCTGCTCCTTGCAGCCACGCTCCTGGGCAACCCAG GTCTGGTTTTCTCTCGTCTGAGCCCTGAGTACTACGACCTGGCAAGAGCCCACCTGCGTGATGAGGAGAAATCCTGCccgtgcctggcccaggaggGCCCCCAG GGTGACCTGTTGACCAAAACACAGGAGCTGGGCCGTAACTACAGGACCTGTCTGATGATAGTCCAAAGACTGAAGGATATGGTGGAGGATCAGCCCACCCAG AGAAGTGTGTCCAATGCTGCGACCCGGATGTGTAGGACGGGGAGGTCACAATGGCGCGACGTCTGCAGAAATTTCATGAGGAGGTATCAGTCTAGAGTTACCCAGGGCCTCGTGGCCGGAGAAACTGCCCAGCAGATCTGTGAGGACCTCAGGTTGTGTATACCTTCTACAG GTCCCCTCTGA
- the GNLY gene encoding granulysin isoform X3, producing MATWALLLLAATLLGNPGLGVSVSPKGKNTSGRESGFGWAIWMEGLVFSRLSPEYYDLARAHLRDEEKSCPCLAQEGPQGDLLTKTQELGRNYRTCLMIVQRLKDMVEDQPTQRSVSNAATRMCRTGRSQWRDVCRNFMRRYQSRVTQGLVAGETAQQICEDLRLCIPSTGPL from the exons ATGGCTACCTGGGCCCTCCTGCTCCTTGCAGCCACGCTCCTGGGCAACCCAG GCCTTGGGGTCAGTGTGAGCCCCAAGGGCAAGAACACTTCTGGAAGGGAGAGTGGATTTGGCTGGGCCATCTGGATGgaag GTCTGGTTTTCTCTCGTCTGAGCCCTGAGTACTACGACCTGGCAAGAGCCCACCTGCGTGATGAGGAGAAATCCTGCccgtgcctggcccaggaggGCCCCCAG GGTGACCTGTTGACCAAAACACAGGAGCTGGGCCGTAACTACAGGACCTGTCTGATGATAGTCCAAAGACTGAAGGATATGGTGGAGGATCAGCCCACCCAG AGAAGTGTGTCCAATGCTGCGACCCGGATGTGTAGGACGGGGAGGTCACAATGGCGCGACGTCTGCAGAAATTTCATGAGGAGGTATCAGTCTAGAGTTACCCAGGGCCTCGTGGCCGGAGAAACTGCCCAGCAGATCTGTGAGGACCTCAGGTTGTGTATACCTTCTACAG GTCCCCTCTGA